From the genome of Cellvibrio japonicus Ueda107, one region includes:
- a CDS encoding FHA domain-containing protein, translated as MSFPVFVEILNPDGSVQARHTCHQLPIRLGRAYDNDIILDDPHTAPHHAVIERNQLDELVLTDLESLNGISHNHQREAFFVVNGEQAYRLGRTRLRIRTRDFVVAPEQADDTNHHWEGWRPALAGLAILGLSSLLGSWLNDLNQQSAADYLLAVIYMMLFALGWSGLWALLGRLFTGHPRFGRQLFITCCALVAVELWEHLRSIIAYALSWEWLATFTSPPIIALIAVAFYFHLRTAGHKRPGRLKISLVSLTLVSSAIVMTTQYQSSKHLADELYLSNLYPPALRLSRDQPAEAFIDEMQTLQARVDAQRKPKEKDDDKGEATSASAESASSSALPSDH; from the coding sequence ATGAGTTTCCCCGTTTTTGTTGAAATCCTGAATCCCGACGGCAGCGTCCAGGCACGCCACACGTGTCACCAGCTGCCAATCCGATTGGGGCGCGCCTACGATAACGACATCATCCTGGATGACCCCCACACAGCACCACACCATGCCGTTATCGAGCGCAACCAACTCGATGAGTTAGTGCTCACAGACCTGGAAAGCCTGAACGGTATTAGCCATAACCACCAACGTGAAGCCTTTTTCGTCGTTAACGGCGAGCAGGCCTATCGCTTGGGACGCACCCGTTTGCGCATCCGCACGCGCGATTTCGTTGTGGCACCGGAGCAGGCGGATGATACTAACCATCATTGGGAGGGCTGGCGCCCTGCCCTGGCCGGCCTGGCCATTCTCGGCCTGAGCAGTTTGCTGGGCTCCTGGCTCAATGACCTGAACCAGCAAAGTGCCGCCGATTACCTGTTGGCCGTGATTTACATGATGCTGTTTGCCTTGGGCTGGAGCGGCCTCTGGGCCTTGTTAGGGCGCCTGTTTACCGGCCATCCACGCTTTGGTCGCCAGCTATTTATCACCTGCTGTGCGCTGGTCGCAGTCGAGCTATGGGAACATTTGCGCTCGATCATCGCCTATGCCCTGAGCTGGGAATGGCTGGCAACCTTTACATCCCCCCCCATTATCGCGCTCATAGCCGTCGCCTTTTATTTCCATCTGCGCACCGCAGGACACAAGCGGCCAGGCCGGTTAAAAATATCCCTGGTCAGCCTGACACTGGTCAGCAGTGCGATTGTGATGACCACGCAATACCAATCCAGCAAACACCTGGCCGATGAACTTTACCTGAGCAACCTGTATCCACCGGCATTGCGCCTGAGCCGCGATCAGCCGGCGGAGGCGTTTATTGACGAGATGCAGACGCTGCAGGCCAGGGTCGATGCACAGCGCAAGCCGAAAGAGAAAGACGATGACAAGGGAGAGGCGACATCAGCATCTGCCGAATCTGCCAGCTCCAGTGCCTTACCATCCGATCATTAA
- the bioF gene encoding 8-amino-7-oxononanoate synthase produces the protein MPSHLDQTLAAALSERRAQYRYRQRKLLQSPQTPELVVDGKTYLAFCSNDYLGLANHPQVIAAQQQAAARWGAGSGASHLVAGHTQEHHALEEELAAFTGRQRALLFSTGYMANLGVISTLVGQGDGVFEDRLNHASLLDGGLLSGARFQRFLHSDINNLQARLRKTDAARKLVVVDGVFSMDGDCAPLPQLAQVCAQENAWLMVDDAHGFGVLGETGAGTCEHFGLDQQQVPVLMGTLGKALGSFGAFVAGSETLIETLINFARPYIYTTAMPPPVAAATRASLRLVQSEAWRRTHVQQLIAQFRNGAQDLGLQLMDSFSPVQPLLVGSEAKALAIAEALAHRGILIIAIRPPTVPVGSSRLRITLSAAHTEAQVAQLLDVLGEVMNSTAIRGLADD, from the coding sequence ATGCCTTCACATCTTGACCAAACCCTGGCTGCGGCGCTCAGCGAGCGCCGCGCCCAGTACCGCTATCGCCAGCGCAAGTTGCTGCAGTCGCCGCAAACACCCGAATTGGTGGTGGACGGTAAAACCTATCTCGCTTTTTGCAGTAACGACTACCTGGGATTGGCCAACCACCCGCAGGTCATTGCCGCACAGCAACAGGCCGCTGCCCGCTGGGGTGCCGGCAGTGGCGCCTCCCATTTGGTGGCGGGCCACACCCAGGAACATCACGCTTTGGAAGAAGAGCTGGCTGCGTTTACCGGGCGCCAGCGCGCGCTGTTATTTTCCACCGGCTACATGGCTAACCTGGGGGTGATCAGCACCTTGGTAGGCCAGGGTGACGGGGTGTTTGAAGATCGCCTCAACCACGCCTCGCTGCTCGATGGCGGCCTGCTCAGCGGCGCCCGTTTCCAGCGTTTTCTGCACAGCGATATCAATAACCTGCAAGCGCGCCTGCGCAAAACCGATGCCGCGCGCAAACTGGTGGTAGTGGATGGTGTATTCAGCATGGACGGCGACTGCGCACCCCTGCCGCAACTCGCGCAGGTATGCGCACAAGAAAACGCCTGGCTGATGGTGGATGATGCCCACGGTTTTGGGGTGTTGGGTGAAACTGGCGCGGGTACCTGCGAGCACTTCGGCCTGGACCAGCAGCAGGTGCCGGTTTTAATGGGCACCCTGGGCAAGGCCTTGGGCAGTTTCGGTGCCTTTGTGGCCGGTAGCGAAACCCTCATTGAAACCCTGATCAATTTTGCCCGTCCCTACATATACACTACCGCCATGCCGCCCCCGGTAGCTGCCGCCACCCGCGCCAGTTTGCGTTTGGTGCAAAGCGAAGCCTGGCGCCGCACCCATGTACAGCAGTTGATCGCCCAGTTTCGCAACGGTGCCCAGGACTTGGGACTGCAATTGATGGATTCCTTTTCCCCGGTGCAGCCCCTGTTGGTAGGTAGCGAGGCCAAAGCCCTTGCCATTGCCGAAGCCCTTGCCCACCGCGGTATTTTGATTATCGCCATTCGCCCGCCCACGGTGCCGGTTGGCAGTTCCCGTTTGCGCATTACCCTGAGCGCCGCCCACACCGAAGCACAGGTGGCGCAGTTGCTGGATGTACTGGGCGAGGTGATGAATAGCACCGCGATTCGGGGCCTGGCCGATGACTAG
- the gcvT gene encoding glycine cleavage system aminomethyltransferase GcvT: MGNKTALYDIHQSMGGKIVDFGGWDMPLHYGSQIDEHHKVRQHAGMFDVSHMTVVDVTGSDAKAYLQYLLANDVAKLDNLVGKALYSGMLNEQGGVIDDLIVYNMGDWYRVVVNCSTREKDLAWMSQVANNYQVKLQERADLAMIAVQGPQAIAITKTLVSAEAATLIDNLQVFQGLASTQQGSDWFFGRTGYTGEDGLEIMLPNEQAGTFWQALAAAGVAPCGLGARDTLRLEAGMNLYGHEMDENISPLAANMGWTIAWQPEARNFIGRAALTAEKSAGQRHKLVGLVLRERGVLRAEQLVHIANSDERGVITSGTFSPSLGYSIALARVPVTQVPLTPGAQCQVEMRGKLVTVDVVAPGFVRQGKALV; the protein is encoded by the coding sequence ATGGGTAATAAAACCGCACTCTATGACATCCACCAGTCCATGGGCGGCAAAATAGTCGATTTCGGCGGCTGGGACATGCCCCTGCACTATGGTTCGCAAATCGATGAACATCACAAGGTTCGCCAACATGCCGGTATGTTCGATGTATCCCACATGACGGTGGTTGATGTGACCGGCAGCGATGCCAAGGCCTATTTGCAATACCTGCTGGCCAATGACGTTGCCAAACTCGATAACCTGGTGGGCAAAGCCCTCTACAGTGGCATGCTCAACGAACAGGGCGGTGTCATCGATGATTTGATTGTGTACAACATGGGCGACTGGTACCGCGTCGTCGTCAACTGCAGTACACGCGAAAAAGACCTGGCCTGGATGAGCCAGGTAGCAAACAACTACCAGGTCAAGCTGCAAGAGCGCGCCGACCTGGCCATGATCGCCGTCCAGGGCCCGCAGGCCATTGCCATCACCAAAACCCTGGTCAGTGCCGAAGCGGCTACGCTGATCGATAACTTGCAGGTTTTCCAGGGGCTCGCCTCCACACAACAGGGGAGCGATTGGTTTTTTGGACGCACTGGCTATACCGGCGAGGATGGCCTCGAAATTATGCTGCCCAATGAACAGGCCGGCACTTTCTGGCAAGCCCTGGCAGCCGCCGGTGTAGCACCCTGCGGATTGGGCGCGCGCGATACCCTGCGCCTGGAGGCGGGGATGAACCTCTACGGCCACGAGATGGACGAAAACATCTCTCCGCTGGCAGCCAATATGGGCTGGACTATCGCCTGGCAACCGGAGGCGCGCAACTTTATCGGCCGCGCGGCACTCACTGCGGAAAAATCCGCAGGCCAACGCCACAAACTGGTTGGCCTGGTGCTGCGCGAGCGCGGCGTCCTGCGCGCCGAACAGTTGGTGCATATCGCCAACAGCGATGAACGCGGCGTGATTACCAGCGGGACATTTTCGCCCAGCTTGGGCTATTCTATTGCTCTGGCGCGGGTACCTGTCACCCAGGTACCCCTGACACCCGGTGCCCAATGCCAGGTAGAAATGCGTGGCAAGCTGGTCACTGTCGATGTCGTCGCCCCCGGTTTTGTACGCCAGGGAAAAGCCCTGGTTTAA
- a CDS encoding ComF family protein — MTTSPWLTRLLDHLLPCPCLLCDGDLDTTTDTTLLCQTCVQSLPLLDSYRCHCCSLPLASTAYFCGQCLAEPASFTASIIPYRYAYPLDALIHRFKYQQQPSAGRCLGKLLLQHIRQRLETDPRLRPDLLVPVPLHWRRRWQRGFNQASLLSRQLGQALGIAVLPICTRLQHTHSQKGLNRQERLRNLRRAFAQEPKRCPAIQGKHLALVDDVVTTSATARCLSELLVRAGAARVDIWALARTPAPGESNGL; from the coding sequence ATGACAACTTCACCCTGGCTAACCCGCTTGCTGGATCACCTGCTGCCATGCCCCTGCCTGCTGTGCGATGGCGACCTGGATACCACAACCGACACCACCCTGCTGTGCCAGACCTGTGTGCAGTCACTGCCATTGCTCGACAGTTACCGCTGCCACTGCTGCAGTTTGCCCCTCGCTTCCACGGCCTACTTTTGCGGCCAATGCCTGGCTGAACCTGCCAGCTTTACGGCGAGTATTATTCCCTATCGCTATGCCTATCCACTGGATGCCCTGATCCATCGCTTCAAATACCAGCAGCAGCCCAGTGCCGGGAGATGCCTGGGCAAGTTGCTGCTCCAGCACATCCGGCAGCGCCTGGAAACCGACCCTCGCCTGCGCCCGGACCTGCTAGTGCCGGTTCCCCTGCACTGGCGCCGCCGCTGGCAACGCGGCTTTAACCAGGCCAGCTTGCTGAGCCGACAGCTTGGCCAAGCCCTGGGTATTGCGGTACTACCGATTTGTACCCGGTTGCAGCACACCCACAGCCAGAAAGGGCTGAACCGCCAGGAGCGCCTGCGCAATCTGCGCCGCGCATTTGCCCAGGAACCCAAACGGTGCCCGGCTATCCAAGGCAAACACCTCGCCCTGGTCGATGATGTGGTCACCACCAGCGCTACCGCCCGCTGCCTGAGTGAATTGCTGGTCAGGGCCGGTGCTGCCCGTGTCGATATCTGGGCCCTGGCGCGCACACCCGCGCCAGGAGAGAGCAACGGTCTATGA
- a CDS encoding S1C family serine protease, producing the protein MKIKHLALAGLLASTCQFTLAQDVASSSEPPSSAAQQLYATAQYDLLQLRVLLKNGDSQSSVGSGFLIGTSNLVVTNYHVVSQIALEPETYLGQYKTTDGNSGSIELLAVDVLHDLAVVRVDRRGSGFFHIPPQGDLAKLDQGERLYSLGNPLDLGFTITEGTYNGISSRGFSDQLMFTGPVNPGMSGGPNITASGELAGVNVAHRRDGELVSFLVPASYVQALLAKVSEDMVPPKDFEPIIGEQLLQHQTIMVDKLLEKPFTLKRLGSYQVPVRESDQVRCWGGSNNSNKGYSSASIHCSMESEIFVSGDLQTGHITLRHKYLHSKKLNAMQFSRLVSSEFGSQVYSTAKSDTITPAACYESFVRTNQLPVRALVCSEAYHQFPGLYDFTLITASTDDPAKNLQSMINILGVSFDNGVRLAEAFLAGLDKAPTTAPLDEAVPLDDAATEEPPGQTPDPDQNAREVLP; encoded by the coding sequence ATGAAGATTAAGCACCTCGCACTTGCCGGCCTGCTGGCCAGCACCTGCCAGTTCACCCTGGCACAAGATGTAGCCTCCTCCAGTGAACCCCCGTCTTCGGCGGCCCAACAACTCTATGCCACGGCCCAATACGACCTGTTGCAATTGCGGGTACTGCTGAAAAATGGGGATAGCCAGTCGTCGGTTGGCTCCGGCTTTTTGATCGGCACCTCAAACCTGGTGGTCACCAACTACCACGTGGTCTCGCAGATTGCCCTGGAACCGGAAACTTACCTGGGCCAATACAAAACCACCGATGGCAACAGCGGCAGCATTGAATTGCTGGCCGTCGATGTGCTGCATGATCTCGCTGTTGTGCGGGTGGATCGCCGCGGCAGTGGCTTTTTCCATATACCGCCTCAGGGCGATCTCGCCAAGCTCGACCAGGGCGAGCGGCTTTACTCCCTGGGCAATCCGCTCGACCTGGGCTTTACCATTACCGAAGGCACCTATAACGGCATCAGCAGTCGCGGTTTTTCCGACCAACTGATGTTTACCGGCCCGGTGAATCCGGGCATGAGTGGCGGCCCCAATATCACTGCCAGTGGCGAACTCGCCGGCGTGAATGTTGCCCATCGCCGCGATGGCGAGCTGGTGAGTTTCCTGGTACCGGCAAGCTATGTGCAAGCGCTGCTGGCGAAGGTCAGCGAAGACATGGTTCCACCCAAGGATTTTGAGCCGATCATTGGCGAGCAATTGCTCCAGCACCAAACAATCATGGTCGATAAATTGCTGGAGAAGCCGTTTACCCTGAAGCGCCTGGGCAGCTACCAGGTGCCCGTGCGCGAATCCGACCAGGTGCGCTGCTGGGGCGGCTCCAATAACAGTAACAAGGGCTATTCCAGTGCGAGTATCCACTGCTCAATGGAGTCGGAAATTTTCGTCTCCGGCGATTTGCAGACGGGCCATATCACCCTGCGCCACAAATACCTGCACAGCAAAAAGCTCAATGCCATGCAGTTCAGCCGGCTGGTCAGCAGTGAGTTTGGCAGCCAGGTTTACAGCACCGCCAAGAGCGACACCATCACCCCCGCCGCCTGCTATGAAAGCTTTGTACGTACCAACCAATTGCCGGTACGCGCGCTGGTGTGTAGTGAGGCCTATCACCAATTTCCCGGGCTCTATGACTTCACCCTGATTACTGCCAGCACCGATGACCCTGCGAAAAACCTGCAAAGTATGATCAATATCCTCGGGGTATCTTTTGATAACGGTGTACGGCTGGCAGAAGCCTTTCTTGCCGGACTCGATAAGGCCCCGACCACAGCGCCTCTCGATGAAGCCGTCCCCCTTGATGACGCTGCGACAGAAGAACCTCCCGGACAAACGCCTGACCCGGATCAAAATGCGCGGGAGGTGTTGCCATGA
- the gcvH gene encoding glycine cleavage system protein GcvH, producing the protein MSDIRKELKYLSSHEWARVEEDGTVTIGITDHAQDALGDVVYVETPEVGSRVSLGEEAGVVESVKAASDIYSLVSGKVVAVNELLQDAPETVNSSPYDEGWFFRVQPDDVSELDEALSADEYRELLESEE; encoded by the coding sequence ATGAGCGACATTCGCAAAGAACTCAAATACCTCAGCAGCCATGAATGGGCACGCGTCGAAGAAGACGGCACAGTGACCATCGGCATTACCGACCATGCCCAGGATGCACTGGGTGATGTGGTCTATGTAGAAACCCCGGAAGTGGGCAGCCGCGTCAGCCTTGGCGAAGAAGCCGGCGTCGTGGAATCGGTAAAAGCCGCTTCTGATATTTATTCGCTGGTGTCCGGCAAAGTTGTAGCGGTTAACGAACTACTGCAGGATGCACCGGAAACCGTAAACAGCTCTCCCTATGACGAGGGCTGGTTCTTCCGTGTGCAGCCCGATGATGTGTCTGAGCTGGATGAAGCCCTGTCCGCCGATGAGTATCGCGAACTGCTGGAAAGCGAGGAATAA
- the bioC gene encoding malonyl-ACP O-methyltransferase BioC, whose product MTRPVLVLVHGWGCDSRTWQPVLDGLRELVPVQLVDLPGFGNTPALETFSLPAVLAAIESQLPERCVLLGWSLGAMLAVQLAARLPQQVLGVISLAANARFVASDDYPHAMAPDVNRQFNSRFAEQPQAALKMFTGLLAQGDVQERALLKQLRTQVPDAINHNWAQALQLLAELDNRAALVQLSQPLLHLLAEQDALVPIAAAESLRGLNSQHQIHVIAGSAHAVHWSQPQQLISAVQDFYETLATAVDKKRVAQSFGKAAATYDSVAGLQRAVGAQLLDYLPAQLDRTRLLDIGSGTGFFTAQLATRGAEVIALDIAQGMLDFARQQHPQAADWVCGDAENLPFAQSSVDFIFSSLVIQWCARVPQLMQELARVLKPGGRAYISTLGPGTLVELKRAWQQVDNYVHVNRFVGRTSLEQAVQQAGMQCLAFVESTRRLYFSRLRDLTHELKALGAHNINPGQAQGLTGRQRLQAFSLAYERERSPQGLPASYEVYYLVLCKP is encoded by the coding sequence ATGACTAGACCTGTGCTGGTGTTAGTGCACGGCTGGGGTTGCGATAGCCGCACCTGGCAGCCGGTGCTGGACGGATTGCGCGAACTGGTACCGGTGCAGTTGGTTGACCTGCCCGGTTTTGGCAATACGCCTGCTTTGGAAACCTTTTCCCTGCCTGCTGTGTTGGCCGCTATCGAGTCGCAACTGCCGGAGCGTTGTGTGCTGTTGGGCTGGTCGCTGGGCGCTATGTTGGCGGTGCAATTGGCCGCCCGTTTGCCACAGCAGGTGCTGGGGGTTATTTCGCTCGCTGCCAATGCGCGTTTTGTGGCGAGCGATGATTACCCTCATGCCATGGCACCGGATGTCAATCGCCAATTTAACAGCCGCTTTGCCGAGCAGCCCCAGGCGGCGCTAAAAATGTTCACCGGCCTGCTCGCCCAGGGCGATGTGCAAGAGCGGGCACTGCTCAAACAACTGCGCACACAGGTGCCGGATGCCATCAACCATAACTGGGCGCAAGCGCTGCAATTGCTGGCCGAGCTGGATAACCGCGCTGCCTTGGTGCAGCTATCGCAGCCGCTGTTGCACCTGTTGGCCGAACAGGATGCCCTGGTGCCGATAGCGGCCGCAGAATCTCTGCGCGGACTCAATAGCCAGCATCAAATACACGTGATTGCCGGCAGTGCTCACGCCGTGCACTGGAGCCAGCCTCAACAGCTGATCTCTGCGGTACAGGATTTTTATGAAACACTGGCGACGGCCGTGGATAAAAAGCGCGTTGCCCAATCCTTTGGCAAGGCGGCAGCCACCTACGATTCGGTGGCCGGTTTGCAGCGCGCCGTGGGTGCACAATTGCTGGATTATCTGCCCGCTCAGCTCGACCGCACCAGGCTGTTGGATATTGGCAGTGGCACGGGGTTTTTTACGGCACAGTTGGCGACGCGCGGCGCTGAGGTGATCGCGCTGGACATCGCCCAGGGCATGCTCGACTTCGCCCGCCAGCAACATCCACAGGCTGCCGATTGGGTCTGTGGTGATGCAGAAAACTTGCCCTTCGCTCAATCCAGTGTGGACTTTATATTTTCCAGCCTGGTGATTCAGTGGTGCGCCAGGGTCCCCCAGCTAATGCAGGAGTTGGCGCGTGTGCTCAAGCCCGGCGGCAGGGCCTATATCAGCACTCTGGGACCGGGTACTTTGGTGGAGTTGAAGCGCGCCTGGCAGCAGGTGGATAACTATGTACACGTCAATCGCTTTGTCGGGCGTACCAGCCTGGAGCAGGCGGTACAACAGGCGGGCATGCAGTGCCTGGCGTTTGTTGAATCCACGCGCCGGCTTTACTTTTCGCGTCTGCGCGACCTCACCCATGAGCTAAAAGCGTTGGGCGCACACAATATCAACCCCGGTCAGGCGCAAGGGCTTACCGGGCGCCAGCGTTTGCAGGCCTTTAGCCTGGCTTACGAGCGCGAGCGCAGTCCTCAGGGGCTGCCCGCCAGTTACGAAGTTTATTACCTGGTATTGTGCAAGCCTTGA
- a CDS encoding SPOR domain-containing protein, translating into MTLESPLRAQADSRILEPSIGQYQGSLFDESADHHSQLLADYRQRYGLAEDPFSDDYSFPLFTGAGRRQVLDRLLHLCQFSSSLLVVMGDYGVGKTRVAHGFMDSLSEHDKLSYLPLKSGQTSRELLAAMVEDLDLGCDGEPTETSLLACLDHMMAVDPLEDDGLAVVVIDNAHLLAGETLQLLADLLQRHPQQTSLHLVLFGEPVLMDNLDRCNLESLLLNDFYLQPFTLAETVDYLNFRMEMADYLGPEIFTESMVNPWWRQAQGQLSIIHQSAQERLLESVVTQTSAPLVSKRNLPVMHILAISGLIALVAVLFLYMDEDSSEQPAAAVSVPAPASAPVASSGVDLTRTDTPVQPIMPSLPATQASQPALAPAPSAEDKVVPLAELPVSSRPQEPAIHVPAPTQVAAPPQPVAVPEHKPQTVPVAAEPKPQPSASKPQAAAAKPVAATAGSAQERTILGWPASHYTIQLLGVSNEKAARDYIAAQPNKADLLMFKSKRQGKDWFVVITGRYPSTVQARQAMASLPSVQREAGPWPREIGAIQQEIRAAQ; encoded by the coding sequence ATGACACTGGAATCCCCTCTCAGGGCACAGGCCGACAGCCGGATTCTGGAGCCTTCCATTGGCCAGTATCAAGGCAGCCTGTTTGATGAATCTGCAGATCATCACTCACAACTGTTGGCAGATTATCGTCAGCGCTATGGCCTTGCAGAAGATCCATTCTCTGATGATTACAGTTTCCCGCTATTTACCGGCGCAGGGCGGCGGCAGGTTCTGGATCGGTTGCTGCACCTGTGCCAATTCAGCAGCAGCTTACTGGTGGTGATGGGCGATTACGGGGTGGGAAAGACCCGGGTTGCCCATGGTTTTATGGATTCCCTGTCTGAGCATGACAAGCTGAGTTATTTGCCGCTTAAATCGGGTCAGACCAGCCGGGAACTGCTCGCTGCCATGGTAGAAGACCTGGATTTGGGCTGTGATGGTGAGCCGACGGAAACCAGCCTGCTGGCTTGCCTGGATCATATGATGGCGGTTGATCCGCTGGAGGATGATGGCCTTGCTGTCGTGGTTATTGATAATGCCCATTTGCTGGCGGGAGAAACTCTGCAGCTTCTCGCCGATCTGTTGCAGCGACATCCCCAGCAAACCAGTTTGCACCTGGTGCTGTTTGGTGAACCGGTGTTGATGGATAACCTGGATCGCTGCAATCTTGAATCCCTACTGCTCAATGATTTTTATCTCCAGCCATTCACCTTGGCGGAGACGGTGGATTACCTGAATTTCCGTATGGAAATGGCCGACTACCTGGGCCCTGAAATTTTTACCGAGTCCATGGTTAATCCCTGGTGGCGTCAAGCCCAGGGTCAGTTAAGCATTATCCACCAGTCTGCCCAGGAGCGATTGCTGGAGTCTGTTGTCACTCAGACCTCGGCTCCATTGGTGTCCAAACGCAATTTACCCGTGATGCATATTCTGGCTATTTCGGGATTGATTGCGCTGGTCGCTGTGTTATTCCTCTATATGGATGAAGACTCCAGCGAGCAGCCTGCAGCTGCTGTTTCCGTGCCGGCTCCAGCTTCTGCGCCGGTGGCATCTTCAGGTGTGGATCTGACCCGCACGGATACGCCTGTACAACCGATTATGCCAAGCCTTCCCGCTACTCAGGCATCCCAGCCTGCGCTAGCTCCTGCTCCTTCTGCAGAGGATAAGGTGGTACCCCTGGCCGAGTTGCCCGTTAGCTCACGGCCACAAGAGCCAGCGATACATGTGCCTGCGCCGACCCAGGTTGCCGCCCCTCCCCAACCGGTTGCGGTTCCCGAGCACAAACCACAAACAGTTCCGGTGGCTGCTGAACCCAAACCCCAACCGTCTGCGAGCAAACCACAAGCTGCCGCTGCAAAACCGGTAGCCGCGACGGCCGGCAGTGCCCAGGAGCGCACCATCCTCGGATGGCCTGCAAGTCATTACACGATTCAATTATTGGGTGTGAGCAATGAAAAAGCGGCGCGTGACTATATTGCCGCCCAGCCCAATAAGGCAGATTTGTTGATGTTTAAAAGCAAACGCCAGGGTAAGGATTGGTTTGTCGTGATTACCGGGCGCTACCCGAGCACTGTCCAGGCGCGCCAGGCGATGGCCAGCTTGCCATCGGTGCAGCGGGAAGCGGGGCCATGGCCGCGTGAGATAGGTGCCATCCAGCAGGAAATTCGCGCTGCGCAATAA
- the bioB gene encoding biotin synthase BioB, with amino-acid sequence MNASFAPSSSFVAGLRHDWSRAEIKALFELPFSDLMFQAQSVHRAWFNPNEVQVSTLCSIKTGACPEDCAYCPQSARYDTGLEKEKLMAVEKVIEEARAAKASGATRFCMGAAWRSPKGKDMPYVTAMVKGVKSLGMETCMTLGMLSEAQAQDLADAGLDYYNHNLDTSPEYYGEIITTRTYQDRLETLDNVRKAGMKVCCGGIVGMGEEVLDRAGLLQQLANMAEHPESVPINMLVKVGGTPLEREADLDPIDFIRTIAVARILMPKSHVRLSAGREQMNEQTQALAFLAGANSIFYGEKLLTTPNPEANKDMQLFNKLGIKPEAYDVHETEEEQEAALVHQLEEAKLDAFFYNAAR; translated from the coding sequence ATGAACGCCAGTTTTGCTCCTTCCTCTTCTTTTGTGGCTGGCCTGCGCCACGATTGGTCGCGCGCCGAAATCAAAGCTCTGTTTGAGCTGCCCTTCAGCGACCTGATGTTCCAGGCCCAGAGTGTTCATCGCGCCTGGTTCAATCCCAATGAAGTGCAAGTCAGTACCCTTTGCTCCATTAAAACCGGCGCTTGCCCGGAAGACTGCGCCTACTGCCCGCAATCGGCTCGCTATGACACAGGTCTGGAAAAAGAAAAGCTGATGGCGGTGGAAAAGGTGATCGAAGAGGCCCGTGCCGCCAAGGCCAGCGGTGCCACCCGTTTTTGTATGGGCGCCGCCTGGCGCTCGCCCAAGGGCAAAGACATGCCCTATGTCACCGCCATGGTAAAAGGCGTGAAGTCCCTGGGTATGGAAACCTGTATGACCCTGGGGATGCTGAGTGAAGCCCAGGCGCAGGATCTGGCTGATGCCGGCCTCGACTACTACAACCACAATCTGGATACCTCTCCCGAGTACTACGGCGAAATCATCACCACCCGTACCTATCAGGATCGTCTGGAGACCCTCGACAACGTGCGCAAGGCGGGTATGAAAGTCTGCTGTGGCGGCATTGTGGGCATGGGCGAAGAGGTGCTTGACCGCGCTGGCCTGCTGCAACAGCTCGCTAATATGGCCGAACACCCGGAATCTGTACCCATCAACATGCTGGTAAAAGTGGGCGGCACACCGCTTGAACGCGAGGCGGACCTTGACCCTATCGACTTTATTCGCACCATTGCGGTGGCGCGTATCCTGATGCCCAAATCCCATGTGCGCCTGTCGGCCGGGCGCGAGCAAATGAACGAGCAAACCCAGGCACTGGCATTTCTGGCCGGTGCCAACTCGATTTTCTACGGCGAAAAGCTGCTCACCACCCCCAATCCCGAAGCCAACAAGGACATGCAGTTGTTTAACAAGCTGGGCATCAAGCCCGAAGCTTATGACGTGCATGAAACCGAAGAGGAACAGGAGGCCGCGCTGGTACACCAGCTGGAAGAAGCCAAGCTGGACGCATTCTTCTACAACGCTGCACGTTAA
- a CDS encoding YbhB/YbcL family Raf kinase inhibitor-like protein gives MLKRTLFLAKATLLGSCLLASQALLAAEFTLGSPSIKPESTLTLDQVFNGFGCTGKNISPALNWRGAPEGTKSFALTVYDPDAPTGSGWWHWVVYNLPANTQSLPAGAGTVEGKDLPAGAAQGRTDFGTTGFGGACPPEGDKPHRYIFTLYALKVEKLEIPEGATAALIGYMINANRIDKASFTAYYSR, from the coding sequence ATGTTAAAACGCACCCTGTTTCTCGCCAAAGCTACCCTGCTCGGCAGTTGCCTGCTGGCCAGCCAGGCATTATTGGCCGCCGAATTTACCCTGGGCAGTCCCAGTATCAAACCCGAATCCACCTTGACGCTGGACCAAGTGTTTAACGGTTTTGGCTGCACCGGCAAGAATATTTCACCCGCCCTCAACTGGCGCGGCGCGCCCGAAGGGACGAAAAGTTTTGCCCTGACGGTATACGACCCGGATGCACCTACCGGCTCAGGGTGGTGGCATTGGGTCGTGTATAACCTGCCTGCCAATACCCAATCCCTGCCGGCGGGTGCAGGTACTGTGGAAGGCAAGGATCTGCCCGCTGGGGCGGCCCAGGGCCGTACTGATTTTGGCACCACCGGCTTTGGTGGTGCCTGCCCGCCGGAAGGCGATAAGCCCCACCGCTATATCTTTACCCTGTATGCCCTCAAGGTTGAAAAACTGGAAATTCCCGAAGGCGCCACAGCGGCCCTGATCGGCTATATGATCAACGCTAACCGTATCGACAAGGCCAGTTTTACCGCGTATTACAGCCGCTAG